A stretch of DNA from Candidatus Pseudomonas phytovorans:
TCCTCCAGCTTGAGCCGTAGCTTGGCGGTCAGAAACGCGAAGGCTTCCATCAGGCGTTCGACATCGGGGTCGCTGGCACCTTTGCCAAGCAAACGGGCGAGTTGCGGGTTGTCCTTGGCAAAGTCGTTCCCCAGTTCGTGCAGGTAACGCAGTTCTTCGCTGAAACTGTCTTTCAGTGACATCGGTCACCTCACTCGGGTGTAGCGGTTGTGCCCGTTGACCAGCAGCTCGAGTTGCAGTTGCTCTGCGTGGTTGTTGACCTGTACCAGGCAATCCAGCTTGAAATGCAGTTCCAGCGGGGCATGGGTATCAGGCACTGCGTTGAGCGTGCGAACCTGTATGCGTGGCTCGAAGCGCTGGAGGGTGCGGCGGATATCAGCGCTTACTTGCACAAGCAAGTCGCCGCTGTTCACGTCATGCCCGTTGAAGTCGCGCAGGCCCAGCTCAGGGCTGCTTTGGGAGCACCCATGGCGGGCATTCAGCAGCGTTTCGAGGTGACGCTTGATGGCGGCGAACTTGTGGGAAGCGCTCTCTCGCCGGGAGGCCTCCCGGTTGCTGCACTGATCCAGCATCAAGCGATCAAAAAGACCACTCATTGCGTATCAAGCCGCCCGACCAGGGAGATTTCGAAATTCGCGCCCATATACTTGAAGTGCGGGCGAACGGCGAGCGACACCTGGTACCAGCCCGGGTCGCCGGCAACATCCGAGACCTCAATACTGGCGGCACGCAGTGGCCGACGGCTGCGAACGTCGGCAGACGGATTCTCCTGGTCGGCGACGTACTGTTTGATCCATTTGTTCAGCTCGGACTCAAGGTCGCGGCGCTCTTTCCAACTGCCGATTTGCTCGCGCTGCAGCACCTTGATGTAATGGGCCAGCCGGTTGACGATGAACAGGTAGGGCAACTGGGTACCGAGCTTGTAGTTGGTTTGTGCCTGTAGGCCTTCGGGGGTTTTGGGGAAGTGCTTGGGCTTTTGCACCGAGTTGGCCGAGAAGAACGCGGCGTTGTCGCTGTCTTTGCGCATGGTCAGTGCAATGAAACCCTCTTCGGCCAGCTCGAATTCCTTGCGGTCGGAAATCAGCACCTCGGTAGGAATCTTGGCCTGCAACTGGCCCAGGGACTCGTACAGGTGGACCGGCAAGTCTTCGACGGCACCGCCCGATTGGGGGCCGATGATGTTCGGGCACCAGCGGTAGCGGGCGAAACTGTCGTTGATGCAACTGGCTAACAGAAAGGCAGAATTGCCCCACAGGTAGTTGTCGTGCTGCCCGTCGATGTTTTCGTCGTAATTGAAGCTTTCGATCGGCTGCTCCTGCGGGTGGTAAGCGCTGCGGAGCATGAAGCGCGGCCCTGTCAGGGCGACGTGACGGGCGTCTTCGCTTTCACGAAACGCGCGCCACTTGGCATGCCGTGGGCCGGCGAAGAGGTCTTTTATTTCCTTGAGGTTGGGCAACTCCTCGAAGCTGCTCAGATTGAAAAACTCGGGGGCGGGTGCGGCGAGAAAAGGCGCATGGGACATGGCACCTATGGAGGCCATGTAACTCAGCAGTTTGATGTCGGGGGAAGAAGGGCCGAAATTGTAGTTGCCGACCATGGCCGCAATCGGCTCTCCGCCGAACTGGCCATAACCTGCGGTGTAAACATGTTTGTAGATACCGCTGCAGGTGATGTCTGCAGCATTTTCAAAGTCGTCGAGCAGGTCTTCTTTACTGGTGTGCAAGACTTCGAGCTTTATGTTTTCTCTGAAGTCTGTGCGTTCGACCAGAAGTTTCAGGCTGCGCCATGATGATTCAAGCTGCTGGAACTCAGACTGATGCAAAATGGCATCCATCTGTTTGCCGAGTACCCTGTCGATTTCGGCAATCATCTGGTCGGCCCGATGCTTGTTGATCAGTTGATCCGGGTCGTTGTTCTTAAGGATTTCGGCGATGAAGGCAGATACACCCTGCCTGGCAACCTGGTAGCCCTCCTGAGCAGGTACCAGTTTGGTCTCTGCCATGATCTGATCGAGCAAGGTAACGTTGCCCGAGGTGTCGGTCGGTTTATCTGTGGTGATGGTGGGGTTGCTTGGCTTAGGCATGGGTGCGCTCCGTTGTCTCAGTCTTTTTCGGGTGCCTCAAGCACCAGGTCCAGTTCTTGGGCGAGCTGTTTACGGGCCTGCTCGTTGTTAAGCAGGTGCTGCAGCTGCTTGCGGAAGGCCGGGACGTTACCCAGTGGGCCTTTCAGGGCGACCAGCGCTTCGCGAAGCTCCAGCAGTTTGTTCAGCTCGGGCACCTGGCGCGCGATCCGGTCCGGCCCGAAATCGTTGATGGAACGGAACTGCAGTTGGACTGCCAGCTCGGCATCCGGGGCGGTGCTGAGCCTGGATGGCACAGAAACGTTCAGGCTCACGTTGGCGTCGCTCAACACGCTGTTGAAGGTGTGTTTATCGATGCGCATGACCTGACGGTCCTCTAGCGCCCGGCTGTCATCCAGCCCGAAGTCGCCCAGAACCAGCATCTTGTGGGGCAGCTCTACCTCAGCCTGCTCATCACTCGTCGCTGGGACATACTTGATATTGACGCGTTCTTTAGGTGCGACGGATCCCGTGCTTTTAGACATCAGCAGGTAACTCCTTGTTGGCTTGTAGGATGTTTGGGCGTAGGCGTGTTTGATATTGCTGTAATTCTTGTAGGAAGTTTCCTGCATATGTTTAATTGGTTGGGGTGGTTGTCTGTCCCTATAAAAACCATGCATGGAAAAGTGCTGCGTGGTCGAGCGTGAAGATGTAAGTTAATATTTGTTTGTGTGCACCTGGAGGCATGTATTAGGCTTCTGCTGATTTTGTTCGAGTTGGCCGCATGCATTTATGTGTGGTGGTGTTTATTTGTAGGAAAGTTCGTGTGCTCATGTAGGGCGTTTGTACTATTTCAGAGAGTAAGCTCAGGATGATTAACCGCTGTGTATATGGCGCCGGCCTCTCGTTGCTGTTTTGTTTGCAGCCAGTGCTGGCGGGTCCCACTCGGGACTGCCCCCGGATAGTGTCCAGCGTCGAGCGGCTGGCCTGTTTCGATCAGGCTGCGGGCACCCCGGCATACATGACAGAACGGCAGTGGTCTGCACCGGAGCAGCAGGCACCCAGTGTGTTGCGCGTGTTGGCCAATGAAGCTGCCCGGGCAGCGGACGACCTCACGTTTCGGCTTCGGGGCCAGATTCAGGAAGGTGCGGGCGCACCAGCGCTTGTGATTTCGGCGCCTGCCATTGCATCGAGTGACGAACCTGCTTACATGGCAATCAGTTGCATCCAGGCGATCTCCCGGCTACAGCTGATCGCCAGGCGCCCGATCGAAGCAAGCTGGGTCAAGGTACGGCTGACCGGGCAGGGCTGGTCTACCCGTGAGACGCCCTGGCAGGTGATGGAGAACGGGCAGGTGCTCGATGCCGGGCGGGGTCTGCCAGCCATCGAGCAGATCAGGGAGCTGATCGGTGCTCAGCGTATCCAGGTTGTGAGTGATCACGCCGAGATCGACGGGTTGACCTTCGATGCACAAGGCCTGGACCCCTTGATCAGCCAGGCGCGAAGCACATGCCGGTGGTAGCGCAGGTATCCGGGGACGAGGTCAGTCGGTTGCCGGACAAAGCGGTTGACCTGATAGATACCGCCTGCGCACGCGTTCGCATGAGCCTGGATTGCGAACCCCAGGCGCTGGTGCACCTGAAGTCTCAGAAGACGGCCCTGACTGCAGAGCAAACTGCGCTGGAAGAGGATGCACAGCTTACCGGCAAGGTGATTGAGCCTCGATTGACGAAGATCAACGCTCAGCTGTTTCAACTGGAGCGCCAGCAGGCCGCGCTGGAGTTGCAGTACCAACAAGAACTCGATCTTACCCACCAACTGCTCAATGTCCGTCAGGCCGAGCAGGTCGATACAGCGGCCTGCGCGCAGCTGCAACAAGAACTGAGCTATGTACAGGGGAGTCGGCCGCTACTGTCGCTCGACGTGTGTGCCCGCAGCGTGGCCGAGGTGATCGCTGACTGGACAGGCGTTCCCCTCGGGAGCTTGCTCAAGGACGAACACGCCAGCTTGTTGACCCTGGAAGATCAACTGGCCGAACGCGTTGTCGGCCAAGACCCGGCCCTGCTCGCACTGGCTCAGCGGCTGCGTGCCGCCCGTACAGGGTTAACGAACGACAACGCGCCGATGGGCGTCTTCCTGCTGGTCGGCACCAGCGGCATCGGCAAGACGCAAACGGCGCATGCCCTGGCCAGCAGCCTGTTCGGTGGAGAGAAGTCGCTCATCACCCTCAACATGTCCGAGTACCAGGAGGCGCATACCGTCAGCCAACTGAAAGGGTCGCCACCTGGCTATGTTGGCTACGGCCAGGGTGGCGTACTCACCGAGGCCGTTCGACAGCGCCCCTATAGCGTCGTGCTGCTGGACGAAGTCGAGAAGGCCCATCGTGATGTGCTCAACCTGTTCTATCAGGTGTTCGATCGCGGCGTCATGCGCGATGGCGAAGGACGGGAGATTGATTTTCGCAATACGGTCATTCTGATGACCTCCAACCTCGGCAGCGACCTGCTGCAAAGTTACATCGAACAGCAGCCAGCCACGGAAGACGCTGCACTCCACGAGCTGTTGCGCCCGGTGCTACGCGAGCACTTCCAGCCAGCACTGCTGGCGCGATTCCAGACATTGATCTTCCGCCCGCTGGAAGCCGGCGCGCTCAAGCGCATTGTCGCGATCAAACTCGACCAGGTTGCCAGGCGTTTGCAGCGTCATTACGGCTTGCAGTGCGCGGTGGATGACGCGCTCTACGAGGCCTTGGTCGCCGCCTGCCTGCTGCCTGATACCGGCGCCCGCAATATCGACATTTTGCTGAACCAGCAGATTCTACCAGTACTCAGCCAACAGCTACTGCAGCGCCAGGCCCTGGGGCAGCCTACCCAAATGGTGGCGCTTGGGTACTGCGAAGACACCGGTATCAGCTTGAGCTTTTCCGATGAACACGACGCAGCGTTGCTGGCTACCGAGAGGGCTTGATGATGGTGACCCATAACCACTACACGCTTGAAGTCGATGAACTGGATGCCGTCGAGCTCGATGTACTGTCGTTCAAAGGCGAGGAATGGCTGAGCCAGCCTTTCAAGTACACGGTGGCCTTTACCTCTGCGACGCAGGACATCAATGCTGCCAAGGTCCTTGGCAAAGACGCCAGTTTTCAGATGGGGTCGTCAGGCGGGCCGCAGCAATATGTGACCCAGGAGGCCGCATCACGCACGCTGCACGGTGTGATCACCGGTTTCAAACGCGTCTCCAGTTCCAGGGATGAAGCCCGTTATGAGGTGACCCTGCAGGCGCGGTTGGCACTGCTCAGCCGTGGCCAACAGTACCGGATCTATCAGCATCAGTCGGTACCGGAAATCGTCGAAAGCATCTTGCGCAATCGCCATCAATTCGAAGCGCATTACTTCCTGTTCGACCTGCTCCGCGAATACCCGTCATGACTTCTTGCTTCGCTTATCGCGTGGCATCGAGACCGGAACCGTTGCGCGCTGGCTCCCCGCGCTGCGTGCGCTACACAGCGAGCGTGAGATTGCATTACGCGGCGTGTGGTTCAGTTTGCCACTGCGCTCAAATAATCACTCGGGGTTGAATCACCACTGGTTTGATAGCCCCGCGTGGTCTGGCATTGCCGGTGATCGGCCTGCTCGACCCCGCAGATTGGGTTGGAGCCCGGGAAGAATCATTTACGCCTCGGCGCTCGGGCTAGCGACCGTCTGGGCCATCGGCTTGTTGGTGTCCTTTGCCAGCAACCGTGTCGAACTCGGTCGAGTGGATGCCGCATACCGGGCGCTGGAACAGCCCGAGGCCGGCAGTGATCCAATGCACGCCTTGGGCGAGCTGGTTCGCGAACTGTCCCGACTGGCCTACCGCAGCGAGCACGGCGCGCCCTGGTATCAACGCTTTGGCCTGAACCGCTCTGATGACCTGCGTGAGGCGGTGTGGCCGCTGTATGTTGAGGCCAATGCTCGACTGCTCCTTGACCCGACCGCGTCCGACCTGGAAGGCCAGCTTACCGCTCTGGTCAAGCTCGCACCTGGCAGCCCGGCACGTGCCGAGCGAGCGCAGCAGGCCTATGAACCGCTCAAGGCCTACCTGATGCTGGCCCGCCCGGAAAAAGCCGATACTGACTTCCTGGTCGAGAGTGTGGGCGTAAAGCAGCCTGCCATGTGGCGGTTCTACGCCGAGCATTTGCCCGACCACCCGGAGTGGGCGGTCAAGGCCAACCCCAAGTTGATTGGCCAGGTTCGCCAGGTACTGCTCGCTGAGCTGGGCCAACGCAACGCGGAAGCGACGCTGTACCAGCAACTCCTCGACACCGCCGCCAACCACTATCCGCCGATGGCCTTGCAGCAAATGGTTGGCGACACAGACGCGACCGCGCTGTTCACCAGCACCGGTCACGTCCCCGGCGTGTTCACCCGTGAAGCCTGGGAGGGCCAGGTCCGCGCGGCCATCGATGACGCCGCGACGGCGCGTCGTGAGGAAATCGACTGGGTACTGAGCGATAACGTGGGCGATGTCGCGGGCGAGCTGAGCCCTGAGCAACTGAAAGCGCGGCTGACGGCGCGCTATTTCAGAGATTACAGCAGTGCCTGGCTGGCCTTTCTCAATAGCCTGCGCTGGAAGCAAAGCACTAACCTGCATGACGTAATTGCCCAGTTGACGGTGATGAGCGATCTGCGCCAGTCGTCTCTGATCGCCCTGATGAACACACTGAGCTACCAAGGGCAGGCGGGTGCCCGTGGCCAGGCCCTGGCCGACTCGCTGATTGAGTCGGCACAGAAGCTGGTGGGGCAGAAAGCGCCACCGCGGGTTGATCCGCTGGCTCAAGCTTCCAGCGGCCCACTCGACAGTACGTTCGGCCCCCTCATGACCTTGTTGGGCAATGCCCCCGAAGGCCGACCCGGCAGCGACCAGTTGAGCCTGCAAACCTTCCTTACGCGGGTCACCAGTGTGCGGCTGAAGCTGCAACAGATAACCAATGCCCCAGACCCGCAAGCCATGACGCAAGTGATGGCGCAGACCGTGTTTCAAGGCAAGGGCGTCGACCTGAGCGACGCGCAGTCCTATGGCAACCTGATTGCCGCAAGCCTGGGCGCAGAGTGGGGTCCGGTGGCTCATGCGTTGTTCGTGCAACCCTTGACGCAGGCCTGGCAACAGATCCTGCAACCGTCATCCGCAGGCCTCAACCGGGACTGGCAGCGCGCCATCGTCGATGAGTGGCATGGCGCATTCGACAACCGATACCCCTTTGCCGCGTCCAGCAGTGATGCGTCCCTGCCCATGCTCGGGCAGATGATTCGCGCCGACTCCGGGCGGATCGAGCAGTTCCTGCACCAACAGCTCAGTGGACTGGTGCGCAAAGAGGGCAGTCGTTGGGTAATCGACCCCCGGCAAAGTCAGGGCTTGCGTTTCAACCCCGCCTTTCTGGAGGCCATCAACCAGCTCAGCCAGCTGGCAGATGTGCTCTACACCGACGGCGGCATGGGCATGAGCTTCGAACTGCGCGGCAAACCCGTGCGGGATGTGGTGCAGACCAGCTTCGTGCTCAACGGCGAGAAGCATCATTACTTCAACCAGCGCGAGCGCTGGCAGCGCTTTCGCTGGCCAGGGCAGGGAGACCACCCCGGTATCAGCCTGACCTGGACCGGCATCCATGGCGGCGAACGGCTGTATGCGGACTACCAGGGCACCTGGGGTTTGATACGCCTGCTGGAGGAAGCCAGCGTTACACCGCTGGACGACGGCGATAGCCGTTTTCGTATGGTGTTGAGCGCGCCGGATGGCCTGGGCCTGACCTGGCATCTGCGTACGGAGCTGGGTGAAGGCCCGTTGGCGTTGCTCAAGCTGCGCAGCTTCCGCCTGCCCAGGGACATCTTCCTTGTGGACGATGCGCGTTACGCGCAGAACGGAGGCCCGCTATGAGCCTGAAAAGCCTGGTCGCCAGTTGCCTGCCCGGGAGCGATGCCATCGCCCTGGCCCGAGAGCACGGCCAAGGCTGGGAAGCCTGGTTATCCCCGATCAGCGCTGACGCACCTGCCGGTGAAGACCCCGGCTATGACGACGATTTCCAGCGCATGCGCGAAGAAGTCAACCGGCTCTCCGGTGCTGACGTGGAGTTGGTCGCAGAGCTGGCGCAGCAATTGCTGAAACATGCCTGCAAAGACTTGCGCGTAGCAACGTATTACCTCTGGGCCCGCCTGCACAAGGATGGGGAACCGGGCCTGGCAGACGGCTTGACCCTGCTGGCCGCTCTGCTGGAACGCTATGCCGAAGGCATCCTGCCGGCGCGCCCCAACAGCCGAAAAATGGCCTTGGAGTGGCTGGCGGGTGAGCGTGTGCTGGCTAGCTTGTCGTTGTACCCGCAGGTGGTCAAGGCCGAGACCCGGCGCACCGTGGCGGCACTGGTGTGGCTGGAGCAGGGCTTTAGCGCATGGCCACAAGACCACCGGCCACACCTGGATGGCTTGTACACCGCACTGTCCGCTCGCCTGGCGGTGGCGGGTGGCGTGGATGCGATTGTTCCGCAAACCAGCAATGAGTCAGTGCCGGAGGACACTGGCACCAGCGCGAAGTCGTCGGCGATCAAGTCCGGGCGAGACCTGCTGGACAGTGGGCGTCAGCTGGCAGGCTACCTGCGCGACCAACCAGAGGGGTGGCTGGCGGCCCATCGGTTGATGAAGACCCTGCGCTGGGACACCGTCCACCAAGTGCCACCGCAAGATGCACAGGGCATTACCCGCCTGGCGCCCCCGCGCGGTGAATACCGTGCCCAGCTCAAACGCTTGCACTTGCAGCAACGCTGGAGCGAGTTGATCGAGCAGGCCGAGCGGATGTATGCCGAGGGCGTCAACCACTTCTGGCTGGACCTGCAACGGTATCTGCATCAAGCCTTGAGCAAATCACCCCACCCGCACAGCAACTGGGCCGAAATCGTCAAACACGACCTCAACATGCTGCTGCAGCGTTTGCCTGGGCTGGAGACGCTGTACTGGAGCGATGGCTCGGCCTTTGCCGATGAAGCCACGCGTGAGTGGATCAATCAGCACGTCAGCGATAGCCGCGGTGCGCAGTGGCTGCCTGCTGCAACTTCGGCAACCACGGCGGCAACCTGCGAAATCCTCGCACTGGAACCCGAGGCGCTGGCACAAGCCGATGCTGAGGGTGTCGAGCCGGCGCTGGCCTGGCTGGCAAACCGGCCTGATGCCCGTGCCGGGCGGCAACGCTGGTTGCTGCGCCTGTTGATGGCCCGGGTGGCCGAGCAGTACGGCAAGGCCGAACTGGCCATTCATTTGTTCACGGAACTGGATACCGCCGCGCACCGCCACGCACTGCCCGACTGGGAGCCCGAGCTGATCTTCGAGGTCAAGGCGCGCTTGCTCAAGCTGCTGCGTTTGAAAGCTCAGCGCAACGACGCCGACCGGCCTGCATTGGCACGGCAGATGGAGCAACAGTTGGCGGCGCTGGTAGCCATTGACCCGGTACGTGCTGCGGTGCTGTGCAGCTAACTCACATTGATCAGGACACTGCCTTGAATAAGGACAACCTAACCCTACGGTACTTCGATGCCGAAATGCGCTACCTGCGCGAAGCGGGCAAAGAATTTGCCCAGGCGTTTCCGGACCGCGCGGCGCAGCTGAATCTGGATAAGCCTGGCGCGCAGGACCCCTATGTGGAGCGCCTGTTCGAGGGCTTCGCGTTCTTGATGGGGCGCCTGCGTGAAAAACTGGACGATGACCTCCCCGAGCTGACCGAGGGGCTGGTCAGCCTGCTGTGGCCCCATTACCTGCGCACCATCCCCTCGCTGGCCATCGTTGAGCTGACGCCTGACGTCAGCCAGATGAAAGGCAGCGCAACCATTGCCAAGGGGTTTCAGGTTCTGTCACAGCCAGTGGGACCGCAACGTACCCGCTGCCGCTATACCACCACACAGGATTTACCACTTCAGCCGATCACGCTCGACACCGTGCGTCTTGATCACGAGCCTGATGGGCGAGCGATGCTGCGTTTGCGTTTCTTGTGCGGGGAGATGGCAGATTGGGGCCAGCTGAATCTTGCTCAGATACCGCTGTACCTGAACGCCGATGCCGCACTGGCCAGTGCACTGCATCAGGCACTGACCTTGAAGGTACAGGCGCTGTATGTGCGAGTGCCCGGCGAGGCAGAACGCCAGGCGCTTGACGGCCACTTCAAGCCCAAAGGCTTCGCCGACGATGACCGCCTCTGGCCCAAAGGTGATAGTGCGTTCAGTGGCTATCAGCTGCTGCTTGAGTACTTCACCTTCCGCGAGAAGTTCATGTTCGTGACGCTGTGCGGCTTGGAGTCCATGGCCTTGCCAATGGGCGCTGGCTGGTTTGAGCTTGAGGTCGTGCTCTGTGAAGCATGGCAGCAGGCCTTTACGCCCAACGAGGAGCACATCCGTTTACATGCGGTCCCTGTGATCAATCTGTTCCCACTGGACGCGGATCCGCTCAACCTGGACCCGCTGCAGAACGAGTATCTGCTTCGCCCGATGCGGCTGCAGGACGGGCACACTGAAATTTATTCCGTAGACAGGGTGTCCGGCTCGAAGAACAGTGTCCGTCAGGACTACGTGCCTTTCAGCAGCTTTCGCCACAAGGGGGGCATGCTCCGCGATCAGGCCCCGGAGCGGTATTTTCATACCCGCCTCAGGCAGGGCGCCAATGGTCTCCATGACACCTGGCTGATCCTGGGCGGCGAAGGCTTTGACAAGGATGTGCTGCTCAAGGGCAAAAGCCTGTCACTGCGCCTGACCGGAACCAATGGTCAACTGCCGCGCAAGGCACTGCGCAGTACGTTGCTCGACGCTGCCGCGCAGTCCACCCAGGCCGGCTTGCAAGTGCGCAACCTGACTTCGCCTTCGTTGCCGTGCTACCCCCCGAACCGTGATCGTTTCCATTGGCGTGTGCTCAGCCACTTGGGCTCGAACTTCTTGCCCATGCTCAACAGTGCTGAAGTGCTGCGCGGCACGTTGGCGTTGTACGAGTGGACGGGTAGTGAAAGCAACCGCCGTCGCCTGGAAGCCATCGTTGACGTCAAGCACCACCTGATCCAGCGGTTCGAGAAGGGCTTCTTGCTGCGGGGCGTGGATATCGAAGTAACGATCGACGGCAATGGCTTTTCGGGTGAGGGCGATATCTGCCTGTTCGGTGAAATGCTCAGCCGGTTTTTTGCCCTGTATGCCGACATTCACTTATGCACACAACTGACGTTGATCCTGCAGCCCACGGGGAGGTGCCTGCGATGGAACGAACATCACAGTCAGCGTATTCCCGGCTGAAGGCTGATGGGCTACTAACTCTGCTGGGAGAGCGGGTGGCCTCGGCCAACGTGTATCGCTTCTGCCAGTTGCTGGAGCAGGTGTTGGCTGATCAGCCTCCGCTGGGCAGCACTGCACACCCGGGTGATGATGGGGTCCGCTTTCGGCCCGACCCAGGTATGGGGTTCCCCGCGAGTGAGCTGAAGGCCATCGAGTTCGACGACGCCCACCCCGAACGCCCCCTCACGGTACGTACGCGGCTGCTGGGTTTGTACGGCGTCGATTCGCCGCTGCCTACGGCCTATCTGGACGACATCGCCCAGCGCCGGGAGGGCCACGAAGCGGTCGAGGCGTTTCTCGATATCTTCAACCATCGGGTGTTCACCCAGTTCTATCGGATCTGGCGTAAGTACTCGTACCCCGCAACCTTCGAGCCGGGCGGGCGAGATGCGACCTCACAATGCTTGCTGGGTTTGATCGGGCTTGGGGTGCCGGGTACGGCCGAGCGTATTGCCACGCCCATGTCACGTTTCCTGGCGTTGCTCAGTGTGATGCGCTTGCCCACCCGCAACGCCGAGGGTGTTTCGGCGCTGGTCAAGCTGCTGGCTCCGGGCACACAGGCATACGTAACAGGGCATTGGCCGAGACGTGTGGTGCTTGAGCGGCCGGGCAGCCTGGCAATCGAGAGCCCGGTCAAGCTTTCCCAAGGTATGCCGCTAGGCGCTATCGCGGTTGATGCGAACAGCCAGTTGCGCCTGCTGCTGCATACCGATGACCCGCAAGAGGCGCGTGAGTGGCTTCCTGGTGGTCAGCTGCTGCTCGACTTGCGGGTGTTGTTGGAGGTGTACCTGGGGTGGCGCTGTACGGCAAAGCTACAGCTGTCGATTCCGCTGCGTTTGTTACCCGTTCCGGTGCTGGGCCGCGCGCAAGTCAGGTTGGGGATGACTGCAGTACTGGGTTTGCCGACCGGCGAAGAAGCAATTGCCCACGCCGACACCATTACTGTGAACCTGGGCCGATATCAAGGCCTGCAACTGAATCCTTGCAACAGGGAGGTACAGCATGTTGCGTACTGCTTCTAAACGCTTCACGG
This window harbors:
- the tssE gene encoding type VI secretion system baseplate subunit TssE, which produces MSGLFDRLMLDQCSNREASRRESASHKFAAIKRHLETLLNARHGCSQSSPELGLRDFNGHDVNSGDLLVQVSADIRRTLQRFEPRIQVRTLNAVPDTHAPLELHFKLDCLVQVNNHAEQLQLELLVNGHNRYTRVR
- the tssC gene encoding type VI secretion system contractile sheath large subunit, with the protein product MPKPSNPTITTDKPTDTSGNVTLLDQIMAETKLVPAQEGYQVARQGVSAFIAEILKNNDPDQLINKHRADQMIAEIDRVLGKQMDAILHQSEFQQLESSWRSLKLLVERTDFRENIKLEVLHTSKEDLLDDFENAADITCSGIYKHVYTAGYGQFGGEPIAAMVGNYNFGPSSPDIKLLSYMASIGAMSHAPFLAAPAPEFFNLSSFEELPNLKEIKDLFAGPRHAKWRAFRESEDARHVALTGPRFMLRSAYHPQEQPIESFNYDENIDGQHDNYLWGNSAFLLASCINDSFARYRWCPNIIGPQSGGAVEDLPVHLYESLGQLQAKIPTEVLISDRKEFELAEEGFIALTMRKDSDNAAFFSANSVQKPKHFPKTPEGLQAQTNYKLGTQLPYLFIVNRLAHYIKVLQREQIGSWKERRDLESELNKWIKQYVADQENPSADVRSRRPLRAASIEVSDVAGDPGWYQVSLAVRPHFKYMGANFEISLVGRLDTQ
- the tssB gene encoding type VI secretion system contractile sheath small subunit → MSKSTGSVAPKERVNIKYVPATSDEQAEVELPHKMLVLGDFGLDDSRALEDRQVMRIDKHTFNSVLSDANVSLNVSVPSRLSTAPDAELAVQLQFRSINDFGPDRIARQVPELNKLLELREALVALKGPLGNVPAFRKQLQHLLNNEQARKQLAQELDLVLEAPEKD
- the vasI gene encoding type VI secretion system-associated protein VasI — its product is MINRCVYGAGLSLLFCLQPVLAGPTRDCPRIVSSVERLACFDQAAGTPAYMTERQWSAPEQQAPSVLRVLANEAARAADDLTFRLRGQIQEGAGAPALVISAPAIASSDEPAYMAISCIQAISRLQLIARRPIEASWVKVRLTGQGWSTRETPWQVMENGQVLDAGRGLPAIEQIRELIGAQRIQVVSDHAEIDGLTFDAQGLDPLISQARSTCRW
- a CDS encoding contractile injection system protein, VgrG/Pvc8 family, translating into MVTHNHYTLEVDELDAVELDVLSFKGEEWLSQPFKYTVAFTSATQDINAAKVLGKDASFQMGSSGGPQQYVTQEAASRTLHGVITGFKRVSSSRDEARYEVTLQARLALLSRGQQYRIYQHQSVPEIVESILRNRHQFEAHYFLFDLLREYPS
- the tssA gene encoding type VI secretion system protein TssA, which produces MSLKSLVASCLPGSDAIALAREHGQGWEAWLSPISADAPAGEDPGYDDDFQRMREEVNRLSGADVELVAELAQQLLKHACKDLRVATYYLWARLHKDGEPGLADGLTLLAALLERYAEGILPARPNSRKMALEWLAGERVLASLSLYPQVVKAETRRTVAALVWLEQGFSAWPQDHRPHLDGLYTALSARLAVAGGVDAIVPQTSNESVPEDTGTSAKSSAIKSGRDLLDSGRQLAGYLRDQPEGWLAAHRLMKTLRWDTVHQVPPQDAQGITRLAPPRGEYRAQLKRLHLQQRWSELIEQAERMYAEGVNHFWLDLQRYLHQALSKSPHPHSNWAEIVKHDLNMLLQRLPGLETLYWSDGSAFADEATREWINQHVSDSRGAQWLPAATSATTAATCEILALEPEALAQADAEGVEPALAWLANRPDARAGRQRWLLRLLMARVAEQYGKAELAIHLFTELDTAAHRHALPDWEPELIFEVKARLLKLLRLKAQRNDADRPALARQMEQQLAALVAIDPVRAAVLCS
- the tssF gene encoding type VI secretion system baseplate subunit TssF, with amino-acid sequence MNKDNLTLRYFDAEMRYLREAGKEFAQAFPDRAAQLNLDKPGAQDPYVERLFEGFAFLMGRLREKLDDDLPELTEGLVSLLWPHYLRTIPSLAIVELTPDVSQMKGSATIAKGFQVLSQPVGPQRTRCRYTTTQDLPLQPITLDTVRLDHEPDGRAMLRLRFLCGEMADWGQLNLAQIPLYLNADAALASALHQALTLKVQALYVRVPGEAERQALDGHFKPKGFADDDRLWPKGDSAFSGYQLLLEYFTFREKFMFVTLCGLESMALPMGAGWFELEVVLCEAWQQAFTPNEEHIRLHAVPVINLFPLDADPLNLDPLQNEYLLRPMRLQDGHTEIYSVDRVSGSKNSVRQDYVPFSSFRHKGGMLRDQAPERYFHTRLRQGANGLHDTWLILGGEGFDKDVLLKGKSLSLRLTGTNGQLPRKALRSTLLDAAAQSTQAGLQVRNLTSPSLPCYPPNRDRFHWRVLSHLGSNFLPMLNSAEVLRGTLALYEWTGSESNRRRLEAIVDVKHHLIQRFEKGFLLRGVDIEVTIDGNGFSGEGDICLFGEMLSRFFALYADIHLCTQLTLILQPTGRCLRWNEHHSQRIPG
- the tssG gene encoding type VI secretion system baseplate subunit TssG; this translates as MERTSQSAYSRLKADGLLTLLGERVASANVYRFCQLLEQVLADQPPLGSTAHPGDDGVRFRPDPGMGFPASELKAIEFDDAHPERPLTVRTRLLGLYGVDSPLPTAYLDDIAQRREGHEAVEAFLDIFNHRVFTQFYRIWRKYSYPATFEPGGRDATSQCLLGLIGLGVPGTAERIATPMSRFLALLSVMRLPTRNAEGVSALVKLLAPGTQAYVTGHWPRRVVLERPGSLAIESPVKLSQGMPLGAIAVDANSQLRLLLHTDDPQEAREWLPGGQLLLDLRVLLEVYLGWRCTAKLQLSIPLRLLPVPVLGRAQVRLGMTAVLGLPTGEEAIAHADTITVNLGRYQGLQLNPCNREVQHVAYCF